A single region of the Triticum dicoccoides isolate Atlit2015 ecotype Zavitan chromosome 2B, WEW_v2.0, whole genome shotgun sequence genome encodes:
- the LOC119366801 gene encoding bisdemethoxycurcumin synthase-like yields MGSTTLPSVGEIRRLQRAEGPAAILAVGTANPPNCVSQEEYPDYYFRITKSQHLTDLKQKLKSFCQMTSTEKRYFHHTEELLEDHPNFFCRGIPSLDARLEIAAAAAPELAASAAAKAIAKWGRQATDITHLVVGTNSGAQAPAVDLRLASLLGLRASVCRTMLNLNGCSAGAASLRLAKDLAENNRGARVLVACVELTVVAFHGPEEAYPHKLISQAVFGDGAGAVIVGADAVHPIERPLFEMVSASQTTIPATDGVLTMQLTEAGLDGHIFTKELIPLAAQHIEQCLMDAFQQLGIMNGGTNWNDLFFVVHPGTHGIMDHIQRALRLDPGKLAASRTVLSEYGNMLGATLIFVLDEQRRQMEEDGETGEWGVMMGFGPGFTVETMLLHAVARNLHNKN; encoded by the exons ATGGGAAGCACCACCCTACCATCGGTGGGTGAGATCCGGCGTTTGCAGCGCGCGGAGGGGCCTGCAGCCATCCTCGCCGTCGGCACGGCAAACCCGCCCAACTGCGTTTCCCAGGAGGAGTACCCCGACTACTACTTCCGCATCACCAAGAGCCAACACCTCACAGACCTCAAACAAAAACTCAAGTCCTTCT GCCAGATGACCTCAACGGAGAAGCGCTACTTCCACCACACGGAAGAGCTTCTGGAAGACCACCCCAATTTCTTCTGCCGCGGCATACCGTCCCTAGACGCCCGGCTGGAaatcgctgctgctgctgccccgGAGCTGGCGGCGTCAGCAGCAGCCAAGGCCATAGCGAAGTGGGGCCGTCAGGCCACCGACATCACCCACCTCGTCGTCGGCACCAACTCTGGTGCGCAAGCCCCGGCCGTCGACCTCCGCCTGGCCTCTCTGCTCGGCCTGCGCGCGTCCGTCTGCAGGACGATGCTCAACCTCAACGGCTGCTCCGCCGGTGCCGCCTCGCTCCGTCTCGCCAAGGACCTGGCCGAGAACAACCGCGGCGCGCGCGTGCTGGTGGCCTGCGTCGAGCTCACCGTCGTCGCCTTCCACGGGCCCGAGGAGGCGTACCCACACAAGCTCATCAGCCAGGCTGTCTTTGGCGACGGTGCGGGCGCGGTCATTGTCGGAGCTGACGCCGTGCACCCCATCGAGCGCCCGCTCTTCGAGATGGTGTCGGCCTCACAGACCACGATACCAGCAACCGACGGCGTGCTCACCATGCAGCTCACGGAAGCCGGCCTCGACGGCCACATCTTCACCAAGGAGCTAATTCCTCTAGCAGCGCAGCACATCGAGCAGTGTCTCATGGACGCGTTCCAGCAGCTTGGAATAATGAACGGGGGCACGAACTGGAACGATCTCTTCTTTGTGGTGCACCCTGGCACCCATGGAATAATGGACCACATCCAACGGGCTCTCCGGCTAGATCCTGGGAAGCTGGCCGCTAGCCGGACTGTGCTGAGTGAGTACGGGAACATGCTTGGTGCCACACTGATCTTCGTGCTCGACGAGCAACGGCGGCAGATGGAGGAGGACGGAGAGACGGGTGAGTGGGGTGTGATGATGGGATTTGGACCAGGGTTCACAGTTGAGACCATGCTGCTACATGCGGTGGCCAGAAACCTGCACAACAAAAATTGA
- the LOC119360178 gene encoding probable carboxylesterase 5: MQESKSSPVLSKKDDGEEGITVDLYPFIREYKVGRVERLLHSPFVAASKDPAANRGVATRDVVVDESTGVFARLFLPSIAAAATGIGGERLPVLMYVHGGSFCTGSAFSRTYHSYTRSLAASAGALVVSVEYRLAPEHPVPAAYEDAWAALQWVVSLSDPWLSDYADLGRTFLVGDSAGGNIVYNTAVRAASGGGSHIHIEGLVIVHPYFWGVERLSSSEAVWDGIAMFAPEDVDRLWPFITAGRLGNDDPLVNPVDEEIASLTCRRVLVAVAEKDTLRDRGRRLAARMRDCCSWADDENAVTLIESKGEDHGFHLYNPLRATSKILMESIVRFINQRTPLPLPKLHELHACQGKRKASSPGDMDTAVQHVLGVPTRPYIDVHGYGTSMRVTDVTRSSCLRIGNGRKASKTSSRHQAKHHQHEVLVISNNSS, encoded by the coding sequence ATGCAGGAAAGCAAGAGTTCTCCGGTACTTAGCAAGAAGGATGACGGCGAGGAGGGCATCACCGTCGACCTGTATCCATTCATACGGGAATACAAGGTCGGCCGTGTGGAGCGCTTACTGCACAGCCCATTCGTGGCAGCGTCCAAGGACCCGGCAGCAAACCGTGGAGTTGCGACCAGGGACGTGGTCGTCGACGAGAGCACCGGCGTGTTCGCACGCCTGTTCCTTCCCTCCATTGCAGCCGCCGCTACGGGgatcggcggcgagaggcttcccgTCCTCATGTACGTCCACGGCGGATCCTTCTGCACGGGGAGCGCGTTCTCTCGCACTTACCACAGCTACACCAGGTCTCTGGCGGCCAGCGCCGGGGCGCTCGTCGTGTCCGTGGAGTACCGTCTCGCGCCGGAGCATCCTGTGCCTGCAGCCTATGAAGATGCATGGGCGGCGCTCCAGTGGGTGGTGTCCCTCTCTGATCCGTGGCTGTCAGACTACGCAGACCTCGGGCGCACGTTCCTCGTTGGCGACAGTGCCGGCGGGAATATTGTCTACAACACGGCGGTGCGTGCGGCCAGTGGCGGTGGCAGCCACATCCACATCGAAGGGCTGGTCATCGTGCACCCATACTTCTGGGGGGTCGAGCGGCTGTCCAGCTCCGAGGCAGTCTGGGACGGCATCGCCATGTTTGCTCCCGAGGACGTCGACAGGCTCTGGCCGTTCATTACGGCCGGCCGGCTGGGAAACGACGATCCCTTGGTCAACCCCGTCGACGAGGAGATCGCCTCGCTGACATGCCGGCGTGTGCTGGTGGCCGTGGCCGAGAAGGACACCTTGCGTGACCGCGGGCGTCGGCTGGCAGCTCGCATGCGCGACTGCTGCTCATGGGCCGATGATGAAAACGCGGTGACATTGATAGAATCAAAGGGAGAAGACCATGGCTTCCACCTGTACAACCCACTGCGTGCGACCAGCAAGATCCTCATGGAGAGCATCGTACGGTTCATCAACCAGCGCACACCCTTGCCGCTGCCAAAACTTCACGAGCTGCATGCATGCCAAGGTAAGAGGAAGGCATCGTCTCCGGGTGACATGGACACAGCCGTCCAGCATGTTCTAGGCGTGCCAACCAGGCCGTATATAGACGTACATGGCTATGGGACGTCCATGAGA